The genomic stretch tatctgtttccgtcctcagacgcaggcaagatgggcccgatgatgtcaactgccacccgacgaaagggttcgtcgatgagcggcatcttttctaaggggaccttcctcacccttcctttggcaaccaccttctggcacttgtcgcatgacgcacagaaacgtcggataTCCGTACAGATGCCTGGCCAATAGAAGTGGCGCCACACAcggtccgtggtcttcttggtgccaagatgacctccaaGAAttgagtcgtgtgccgttgccatgacaccctcacgaaactcgcgaggcacgacaacctgtttgaaggCTCCTTCtctgttgctgaactcacggtagagcaacctcttctccctgaggaactttgacttcccatgcttcccgctcagcttcacctttcccgacttcgcgtgctcccgaggagtcgctaatgtcgggTCAGACTCCTGAGCCTttgcgagaagcgcgggggtcacgttccccagggcagctcgtgcggcaggtaggggtttgagagatttgtcctctcgctccgcctgtgcccgcgtgagcactgaaatgacgtcgggagaccgataaacgggaacctccctagTGACGCtgtccacaaactgaacacgGTTCCCGATGAGCAGGTCgtatggaggatcgtccatgacgatggccacaatggtccccgtgaacaacggtgttaagACCTTGATCACGGctgtgttcaagtcgtaagcgtgagatgcttcggccattctcactctgatactgtctcctgtgtaggccatagccggaactagactcgcccgaaccactatcatgtctgccccagTGTctcgcagaccttcgcccttcactccgttgacGTAGACGTTGAAATGCGGCTGGAagtgtttcctggagcacggaacgcagagttgcgGAATAGTACAAgtgctcgtgacgtccctgaactcttcactgccaacaaaatgtacgcccttctggtcagcctgttgCTTATGGCAGTCCTTTTtgacgtggccccgcttgttacAGTAGAAACACAGGATGTCATTCCTGGAActtgatcccttgtgtccctgacagcagaaatcaaccccgtgaaatccgtgcaaTGCAAAATTCCCGTGCTCGGCTATGCATGGTTAGCAAAAATCTGCCGTTGCCCagactcacgcacaggcgctttctgtcgcCATTTGAGACAGGCACCCGACACAGTGACATTTTCCCGAttcatgtcactaaatcgtgacataTATATTAAGCAGAAAATCCCTAGAAAACATGTATAAATCATTCATTTTGCCAAGTATTGATTACGCAGACGTTGTATGGGACAATTGCACTACCGGATTGGCAGATGAATTAGAAGGTCTTCGCTTAGAGGCAATACGAATTATTATTGGAACAGTTCGAGGAACAAGTCACCGAAAATTATATCAAGAATCGGGTCTTACTACACTTTCTGAACGACGCAAACGCCATAAATTAATATTATTTCATAAAATTGTTCATAACAAAGTTCCCCCTTATTTAAGTGCTCaactcccacctctcgtatcTGCGGAAAACCCGTATCACAGGAGACGCCCATTAGAACGCAAGATTCCACCGTACAAAACAGAATTGTATAAATCATCGTTGTTCCCATCAACAACACATCTATGGAATGCCTTGCCTGATGAAATCAAACTTATCGAATCCATAAGCCAATTTAAAAGATATTTAACTGCTAACGATCCAGTTGTGCCACCGTATTTTTATATTGGAGAACGACAGGTCCAAGTGATTCACAGTAAACTAAGGTTAGGCATGACCGATTTAAATCAGCACCTAGTCGATAGGCACTTGAGCAATAATCCAGCGTGTGCCTGTGGCCACGCATCAGAAGAcgtaaaacactttcttttagATTGCCCTCAATACGATAGAGACCGAACCAGAACAATAGGTACTCTCCCCACTGATCACATTACGATATCAACACTCTTATTTGGTGATGCAAGTTTGTCAAAAGAATTAAATGAATCTGTTTTTGATAAAGTCCAGGAATATATTATTTCAACTGGCCGACTTGGGGCAAAACGAATTTGAGTGCAGTATGCCCCATTCATTATAGATAATTTAAGTCTAAATTTAATTAAGAAGTTATAGCGATTGTTATTGGTATAATTGTGATGTATACttatgtactctctctctctctctctctctctctctctctctctctctctctctctctctctctctctctctctctctccccctctctctctctctccctctcaaacacacacacacacacaaacacacacacacacacaaacacacacacacacacacacacacgaacacacacacacacatacacacacacacatatctcaagttacacacgtacaaaaatacacacacacttcatgcacacaaaacacacccccatacgcacatatagacagacggacatacacacctttacaaacaaacacacatacacacacatacacttacgcacacgcacaaacacactcccaccc from Littorina saxatilis isolate snail1 linkage group LG16, US_GU_Lsax_2.0, whole genome shotgun sequence encodes the following:
- the LOC138951429 gene encoding uncharacterized protein, producing MGVSCDTGFPQIREGHKGSSSRNDILCFYCNKRGHVKKDCHKQQADQKGVHFVGSEEFRDVTSTCTIPQLCVPCSRKHFQPHFNVYVNGVKGEGLRDTGADMIVVRASLVPAMAYTGDSIRVRMAEASHAYDLNTAVIKVLTPLFTGTIVAIVMDDPPYDLLIGNRVQFVDSVTREVPVYRSPDVISVLTRAQAEREDKSLKPLPAARAALGNVTPALLAKAQESDPTLATPREHAKSGKVKLSGKHGKSKFLREKRLLYREFSNREGAFKQVVVPREFREGVMATAHDSILGGHLGTKKTTDRVWRHFYWPGICTDIRRFCASCDKCQKVVAKGRDGNRYILTMVDYATRYPEAIPLKSIEATRVAEALVTMWSRLGIPSEVLTDRGTQFRGGVMAEAARLLSLEQHFTTPYHAQCNGLVERFNGTLKTMLRKLAQEKPRTWDRYIPALLFAYREWQGPFEVTAKVGQNDYRIVMNGKARLYHANLLRAYIERTAYGEKDKDKRNKDKKTEKVAVIRDMERRKEMADLL